In Roseomonas sp. OT10, a single window of DNA contains:
- a CDS encoding type IV secretion system protein, whose product MDAPGARTPAPRAAAARPRPPSRAESSSSCRRANHHPTHLSSLFSRYRDTLLEQQYQQLQATYNVLAHTTSVSTYASRLGGVANGFGANQIGGAMTGVGSLAGAADQVANLRFFSSSGTDFSATEMTRRAQRLGNIQAAAMQGMQQSEQRIAGLRELMTEIDGQPDIQASAALNNRIQAEHALLSAQQQQLAQLQLMAATQQQGDLLRAEEAQRQSAERYRDSLQPLGDN is encoded by the coding sequence CTGGATGCCCCTGGGGCACGAACTCCTGCACCGAGGGCGGCAGCAGCCAGACCTCGTCCACCTTCCAGGGCCGAAAGCTCTTCGTCATGCCGGCGAGCGAATCACCACCCAACCCACCTGTCGAGCCTATTCAGCCGTTACCGGGACACGCTCCTAGAGCAGCAGTATCAGCAGCTCCAGGCCACCTATAACGTGCTGGCCCACACCACCAGCGTTTCCACCTACGCCAGCCGCCTGGGCGGCGTGGCCAACGGCTTTGGAGCCAACCAGATCGGCGGCGCCATGACGGGCGTAGGCAGCCTGGCTGGTGCCGCCGATCAGGTGGCCAACCTGCGCTTCTTCTCGTCCTCGGGTACCGACTTCTCGGCAACCGAGATGACGCGACGGGCGCAGCGCCTGGGCAACATCCAGGCTGCGGCCATGCAGGGGATGCAGCAGTCGGAGCAGCGCATCGCGGGGCTGCGCGAGCTGATGACCGAGATCGACGGCCAGCCGGATATTCAGGCATCGGCCGCCCTGAACAATCGCATCCAGGCGGAGCACGCCCTGCTCTCGGCGCAGCAGCAACAGCTTGCACAGCTTCAGCTCATGGCGGCCACCCAGCAGCAGGGCGACCTCCTGCGGGCCGAGGAGGCCCAGCGGCAGAGCGCGGAGCGGTACCGGGACAGCCTTCAGCCGCTGGGGGACAACTGA
- a CDS encoding TrbC/VirB2 family protein codes for MTLSPKARNVALFAAVACAALILPDLAHAQVGGGGSGVVNSLTQWFMTNVARGLVMLGIIAVAIGLFVMRFSVGVIASVVAGGLILANADTIAGYFGF; via the coding sequence ATGACCCTTTCCCCGAAGGCGCGGAACGTCGCCCTCTTCGCCGCCGTGGCTTGTGCCGCGCTGATCCTGCCCGACTTGGCGCACGCGCAGGTGGGTGGAGGCGGCTCCGGCGTCGTCAACAGCCTGACGCAGTGGTTCATGACCAACGTGGCCCGCGGTCTGGTGATGCTCGGCATCATCGCCGTCGCCATCGGCCTGTTCGTCATGCGCTTCTCGGTCGGCGTGATCGCCTCCGTGGTGGCCGGTGGTTTGATCCTGGCCAACGCTGACACCATCGCCGGCTACTTCGGCTTCTGA
- a CDS encoding replication protein RepA: MAEIHRQLMLFGAEALRRSASAIEDPKLRRRELGRIEAASNAMGELADDELAFTHSGLCQTCLPHARPDSNDAIWERSSGRFHLMVSPGVVRGADGRAARVGVPYGTRARLIMIFLQTEGVRGRTVNLGPSMSAWIRSLGLPVTGGPRGTIQAIREQSLRIARCEFTLQWSAPASSPGSGEQMIIRDQRLVSGLSLWQGQEDGDGPGWSATVELTSEFHEHLRQHAVPLARDAIAHLKDNSLGLDLYTLLAYRLQRLERPLLLRWQALAAQVGSDTTRVSHLAQRVKAVLPDVLAVYPDAEVEVVHHGLKLMPSRPPVPKTLVRGLRLVAPAG; encoded by the coding sequence ATGGCTGAAATTCACCGCCAGCTCATGCTCTTCGGCGCCGAGGCTCTTCGCCGCTCCGCCAGCGCCATCGAAGATCCCAAGCTACGCCGTAGGGAACTGGGCCGCATTGAGGCTGCTAGCAACGCCATGGGTGAGCTGGCCGACGACGAGCTTGCCTTCACCCATTCGGGCCTCTGCCAAACCTGCCTGCCTCATGCCCGCCCCGACAGCAACGATGCGATCTGGGAGCGCAGTTCCGGGCGCTTTCATCTAATGGTCAGCCCCGGCGTGGTACGCGGTGCTGACGGACGCGCCGCGCGTGTCGGCGTGCCCTACGGCACCCGGGCGCGGCTGATCATGATCTTTCTCCAGACCGAGGGAGTGCGCGGGCGCACGGTCAATCTCGGTCCCAGCATGTCGGCCTGGATCCGCTCTCTCGGCCTGCCCGTGACCGGCGGGCCACGGGGCACCATCCAGGCCATCCGCGAGCAGTCGCTGCGCATCGCCCGCTGTGAGTTCACTCTGCAATGGAGCGCGCCCGCCTCCTCGCCTGGCAGCGGAGAGCAAATGATCATCCGCGACCAGCGCCTCGTATCGGGCCTGTCCCTTTGGCAAGGCCAGGAGGACGGCGATGGGCCGGGATGGTCAGCCACGGTGGAACTGACCAGCGAGTTCCACGAGCACCTGCGCCAGCACGCCGTGCCGCTCGCGCGCGACGCCATCGCCCATCTCAAGGACAACTCGCTCGGCCTGGACCTCTACACGCTGTTGGCCTATCGGCTGCAGCGCCTGGAAAGGCCGCTCCTGCTACGCTGGCAGGCGCTCGCGGCGCAGGTCGGCTCCGACACGACGCGGGTCTCGCACTTAGCGCAGCGTGTGAAGGCCGTACTGCCCGACGTGCTCGCCGTGTACCCGGACGCCGAGGTGGAGGTGGTCCATCACGGCCTCAAGCTCATGCCTTCACGTCCCCCGGTGCCCAAGACGCTGGTGCGCGGGCTCCGCCTCGTCGCGCCAGCTGGATAG
- a CDS encoding IS1182 family transposase, producing MTKSFRPWKVDEVWLLPPSVQEFVPQGHPAHLVRDIVAEELDLSAILSAYTEPRGYPPYHPAMMVALLLYAYSRGVYSSRRIARACEERLDFQAVTALNRPDFRTISEFRRRHLPALAALFVQVLTLCRRAGLVGLGHVAVDGTKLRANASKHKAMSYARMSPAEAELAAEVEGWLAQAEGADAEEDATLGDERRGDEMPDWMRDKRHRLERIRAAKAELEAEALAAAASQPDPGTKADGSPRGRRGRKPKHPPCEPRPTAQRNFTDPESRIMKGRDGFVQAYNAGAAVDATAQVIVAHHLTNNASDQDALGPLLDAVTANTGVTPTEVSADSGYCSEANLADLDRRKIRGYVATGRAKHPDGGEDRRRGPLVSAMRQRLRRAGRRSRYRLRKQVVEPVFGQIKQARGFRQLLLRGLEKVKHEWALVCTAHNLTKLAKAPTG from the coding sequence ATGACGAAGAGCTTTCGGCCCTGGAAGGTGGACGAGGTCTGGCTGCTGCCGCCCTCGGTGCAGGAGTTCGTGCCCCAGGGGCATCCAGCGCATCTGGTCCGCGACATCGTGGCGGAGGAACTCGATCTCTCGGCCATTCTTTCGGCCTACACGGAGCCCCGTGGCTATCCGCCGTACCACCCGGCGATGATGGTGGCGCTGCTGCTCTACGCCTACAGCCGAGGCGTCTATTCGTCGCGGCGGATCGCGCGCGCCTGCGAGGAACGGCTCGACTTCCAGGCAGTAACGGCGCTGAACAGGCCGGACTTCCGCACCATCAGCGAGTTCCGCCGGCGTCACCTGCCGGCACTGGCTGCGCTCTTCGTGCAGGTGCTCACCTTGTGCCGACGCGCCGGCCTGGTCGGCCTTGGCCATGTCGCGGTGGACGGCACCAAGCTGCGGGCCAATGCCTCCAAGCACAAGGCGATGAGCTACGCCCGGATGAGCCCGGCCGAGGCCGAACTGGCGGCCGAGGTCGAGGGATGGCTGGCGCAGGCGGAGGGAGCCGACGCCGAAGAAGACGCCACTCTCGGGGACGAGCGGCGCGGCGACGAGATGCCGGACTGGATGCGCGACAAGAGGCACCGCCTGGAGCGGATCCGTGCTGCGAAGGCGGAGTTGGAGGCCGAGGCGCTTGCTGCTGCGGCCTCCCAGCCGGATCCGGGAACGAAGGCCGACGGCTCGCCGCGTGGGCGTCGCGGACGCAAGCCGAAGCATCCGCCTTGCGAGCCCAGGCCCACGGCACAGCGCAACTTCACCGATCCGGAGAGCCGGATCATGAAGGGTCGCGACGGCTTCGTGCAGGCCTACAACGCTGGGGCCGCGGTGGACGCGACGGCACAGGTGATCGTGGCGCATCACCTGACCAACAACGCCTCCGACCAGGACGCCTTGGGACCGCTGCTCGACGCGGTCACGGCCAACACCGGCGTCACGCCCACCGAGGTCTCCGCCGACAGCGGCTATTGCTCGGAGGCCAACCTGGCCGACCTCGACCGGCGCAAGATCCGCGGCTACGTCGCCACCGGTCGCGCCAAGCACCCCGATGGCGGCGAGGACCGTCGCAGAGGCCCACTGGTTTCAGCCATGCGGCAGCGGCTCAGGCGTGCCGGCCGGCGCAGCCGCTACCGGTTACGCAAGCAGGTCGTCGAACCCGTCTTTGGACAGATCAAGCAAGCACGAGGGTTCCGACAACTCCTCCTCCGCGGCCTCGAGAAGGTAAAACACGAGTGGGCGTTGGTCTGCACCGCCCACAACCTCACCAAGCTCGCCAAGGCACCAACAGGATGA
- a CDS encoding type IV secretion system protein VirB3, whose product MEPLTEDPLHVAATRPALMWGLPLPLALALFVIGAEVQVVFKGLTGVAWALALVAPVWVAARFLVARDYNAVGVAVLWLNTSARALDSADWGGASVAPLPVGSARGPRGMRHA is encoded by the coding sequence GTGGAACCCCTAACGGAGGATCCCTTGCACGTCGCGGCGACGCGACCGGCCCTGATGTGGGGCCTGCCGCTGCCGCTCGCCCTCGCTCTGTTCGTGATCGGGGCCGAGGTGCAGGTGGTGTTCAAGGGCCTGACCGGCGTGGCCTGGGCTCTCGCGCTCGTTGCCCCGGTCTGGGTTGCCGCCCGGTTCCTCGTCGCCCGCGACTACAACGCGGTCGGCGTCGCGGTGCTCTGGCTCAACACCAGCGCCCGCGCCCTCGACAGCGCCGACTGGGGCGGCGCCTCGGTCGCCCCCCTGCCCGTGGGGAGCGCGCGGGGGCCGCGCGGCATGCGCCATGCGTAA
- a CDS encoding lytic transglycosylase domain-containing protein, with amino-acid sequence MILELAVVAQLAARCAPSIAIETLAAVMRTESGFQPFALGVNGPGGGTILPETREAAVALATDLIFRQGRSVDLGLMQVNSGNLRALGLTVAEVLNPCTNLAAGARILREGYVMASRGEADPQQALRVAFSRYNTGHPERGFANGYVRRVQGAAEVVVPAIRLRGETAVAPPRPAATPVPELPDDDPDAPPEWDVWARATHASRPRLVAVPREAPTASGGAAGSTPIEPPRTVE; translated from the coding sequence ATGATCCTGGAACTGGCCGTCGTCGCGCAACTGGCCGCGCGCTGCGCCCCCTCCATCGCCATAGAGACGCTGGCCGCCGTCATGCGGACGGAAAGCGGCTTTCAGCCGTTCGCCCTGGGCGTGAACGGGCCGGGCGGCGGCACGATCCTACCCGAGACGCGGGAGGCGGCCGTGGCGTTGGCCACGGACCTGATCTTTCGCCAGGGCCGCTCCGTGGACCTGGGGCTCATGCAGGTGAACAGCGGCAACCTGCGCGCGCTCGGCCTGACGGTCGCCGAGGTCCTCAATCCCTGCACCAACCTGGCGGCCGGCGCCCGCATCCTGCGCGAGGGCTACGTCATGGCCAGCCGCGGCGAGGCGGACCCGCAGCAGGCGTTGCGGGTCGCCTTCTCCCGCTACAACACCGGCCACCCCGAGCGGGGCTTTGCCAACGGCTACGTCCGCCGCGTCCAGGGCGCGGCCGAGGTCGTGGTACCGGCCATCCGCCTGCGCGGCGAGACCGCTGTGGCGCCGCCGCGCCCGGCCGCCACCCCTGTCCCTGAGCTGCCCGACGACGATCCCGACGCGCCCCCGGAATGGGACGTCTGGGCGCGGGCCACCCATGCGAGCCGGCCGCGTCTGGTGGCCGTGCCTCGTGAGGCCCCCACGGCGTCGGGGGGCGCCGCGGGGTCCACCCCCATAGAGCCCCCGAGGACCGTTGAATGA
- a CDS encoding helicase HerA domain-containing protein, translating to MRNPFLSASGWSERGAEDYVPFVGHVHDDAVLRTDGSVMGMLRLVGAPFALEDHARRNSRHRFRNAVLRNIADDTLTVVETMVRHDGVAPLPAGAYRSSFAADLENAYRREVLAGRERVNEWFVSVIVTPRAPVTRGLNALRSRLGRKKEAAATTASDELIRTLDDRMLVLSKAYAEMGPVRLGVREAGGVMFSEIAEALRLFLTARFLPVPMVSGSLGGSIYTDRVICGRRGFEVRTPGRPSFGTLIGFKEYPDRTRPGMLNDLLSADCRVVLTNSFRFHSRAAATGSLARKQAQMANAGDRALSQMDALHDAMDDVASNQATMGSHHVSVALHCDSLPELERRTGEVRAALTNAGASVAVEDLGTEAAYWAQLPGNAAWRTRPGDISSRNFVGFSSLDGYPRGGPSPEWGAPLLRLLTSANTGFDLSLHVGGLPHMAIFGPSGSGKTVFLGMLVAALERVTGPGGTVVVFDKDNANEILVRAMGGRYLTLRAGEDSGLAPMRALPNTPDARVWLLRFVVGLIRADDGPQPDAIELRRLSKAIAFQMRMPPAARSIAGLCAWLVGEGAGSAGKRLERWGRDGDLGWAFDGEADAFDPDAGLVGVDFSALMEDETVRGPAASYLLHRVRSVIDGRRFVLAADEFWAYLPDERFAKAFEDFALTLRKGNGALVIATQQPQQVLRHPIGATLVSNMPTKVLFPNQSASRSAYCDVGDGSESLHCTPGEYRAVTEDMATGARSMLVKRDAGSVVCRVELPPAMAPHLAVLSGKVGTVRLLRKIRRELGTDEPSALLSEFHRRLPEAAT from the coding sequence ATGCGTAACCCCTTCCTGTCCGCCTCCGGGTGGAGCGAGCGCGGCGCCGAGGACTACGTGCCTTTCGTCGGTCATGTCCACGACGACGCGGTACTGCGGACGGACGGGTCCGTGATGGGGATGCTGCGCCTGGTGGGCGCCCCCTTCGCCCTGGAGGACCACGCCCGGCGCAACAGCCGGCACCGCTTCCGCAACGCGGTCCTCCGCAACATCGCCGACGACACCCTGACGGTCGTGGAGACGATGGTGCGGCACGACGGCGTAGCGCCGCTGCCGGCCGGGGCCTACCGATCCTCCTTCGCCGCCGATCTTGAGAACGCCTACCGCCGCGAAGTGCTGGCCGGGCGCGAGCGGGTCAACGAGTGGTTCGTCTCGGTGATCGTCACCCCCCGCGCCCCGGTGACGCGCGGCCTCAACGCCCTGCGCTCGCGCCTCGGCCGAAAGAAGGAGGCTGCTGCCACCACGGCCAGCGACGAGCTGATCCGCACCCTGGACGACCGGATGCTCGTGCTCTCGAAGGCCTACGCCGAGATGGGGCCGGTGCGGCTGGGCGTGCGCGAGGCCGGCGGGGTGATGTTCTCCGAGATTGCCGAAGCCCTGCGCCTGTTCCTGACGGCGCGCTTCCTGCCGGTGCCGATGGTCAGCGGCTCCCTCGGGGGCTCCATCTATACGGATCGGGTGATCTGCGGCCGGCGCGGCTTCGAGGTGCGCACCCCCGGCCGGCCCTCCTTCGGCACCCTCATAGGCTTCAAGGAATACCCCGACCGCACCCGCCCGGGGATGCTCAACGATCTTCTCTCGGCCGACTGCCGGGTGGTGCTGACCAACTCCTTCCGCTTCCACTCCCGCGCTGCCGCGACCGGCAGCCTGGCGCGCAAGCAGGCGCAGATGGCCAATGCCGGCGACCGCGCCCTGAGCCAGATGGACGCCCTGCACGACGCCATGGACGACGTGGCCTCCAACCAGGCCACAATGGGTTCCCACCACGTCTCCGTCGCCCTGCATTGCGACAGCCTGCCCGAGCTGGAGCGCCGCACGGGCGAGGTCCGCGCCGCCCTGACCAATGCCGGGGCCAGCGTCGCCGTGGAGGATCTGGGGACCGAGGCCGCTTATTGGGCGCAGCTCCCCGGCAACGCCGCTTGGCGCACCAGGCCGGGCGATATCAGCTCGCGGAACTTCGTGGGCTTCTCGTCCCTGGATGGCTACCCGCGGGGCGGTCCGTCCCCGGAGTGGGGCGCGCCCCTGCTGCGGCTGCTGACCTCGGCCAACACTGGCTTTGACCTGTCGCTCCACGTCGGCGGCCTGCCGCACATGGCCATCTTCGGCCCTTCCGGGTCGGGCAAGACGGTGTTCCTCGGGATGCTGGTGGCCGCCCTGGAACGGGTGACGGGGCCGGGCGGGACCGTGGTGGTGTTCGACAAGGACAACGCTAACGAAATCCTCGTCCGCGCCATGGGCGGGCGCTACCTGACCCTGCGCGCGGGCGAGGATAGCGGCCTGGCGCCGATGCGGGCGCTGCCGAACACCCCCGACGCCCGGGTGTGGCTGCTGCGCTTCGTGGTGGGGCTGATCCGCGCCGACGACGGCCCGCAGCCCGACGCGATCGAGCTGCGCCGGCTTTCCAAGGCCATCGCCTTCCAGATGCGGATGCCGCCCGCCGCCCGCTCCATCGCCGGGCTCTGCGCCTGGCTCGTGGGCGAGGGCGCCGGCAGCGCCGGCAAGCGCCTGGAACGCTGGGGCCGGGACGGCGACCTGGGCTGGGCCTTCGACGGCGAGGCCGACGCCTTCGATCCCGACGCCGGCTTGGTGGGCGTGGATTTCTCGGCACTGATGGAGGATGAGACGGTGCGCGGCCCGGCCGCCTCTTACCTCCTGCACCGGGTCCGCTCGGTGATCGACGGCCGGCGCTTCGTGCTCGCGGCCGACGAGTTCTGGGCCTATCTGCCCGACGAGCGGTTCGCCAAGGCCTTCGAGGACTTCGCCCTTACCCTCCGCAAGGGCAACGGCGCCCTCGTTATCGCCACCCAGCAGCCGCAGCAGGTCCTCCGCCACCCGATTGGCGCCACCCTGGTCAGCAACATGCCGACCAAGGTTCTGTTCCCGAACCAGTCGGCCAGCCGGTCCGCCTACTGCGATGTGGGTGACGGCTCCGAGAGCCTGCACTGCACGCCGGGCGAGTACCGCGCCGTAACAGAGGACATGGCGACCGGAGCGCGCTCCATGCTGGTCAAGCGGGACGCCGGCTCCGTGGTTTGCCGGGTGGAGTTGCCGCCAGCCATGGCGCCGCACCTGGCGGTGCTGAGCGGCAAGGTCGGCACCGTCCGACTGCTGCGGAAGATCCGGCGCGAGTTGGGCACCGACGAGCCGTCGGCGCTCCTGTCTGAGTTCCACCGCCGCCTGCCGGAAGCGGCAACCTGA